A region from the Anaerobacillus sp. CMMVII genome encodes:
- a CDS encoding IreB family regulatory phosphoprotein, with translation MSSMDNTMKFNFQDDSEDTNVQEVLLTVYEALEEKGYNPINQIVGYLLSGDPAYIPRHKDARSLIRKLERDELIEELVKSYLSQHQEE, from the coding sequence ATGAGTTCAATGGATAACACAATGAAATTTAATTTCCAAGATGACTCAGAAGATACGAATGTTCAAGAAGTACTTCTAACTGTATACGAGGCATTGGAAGAAAAGGGCTACAATCCAATTAACCAAATTGTAGGTTATTTATTGTCAGGAGACCCTGCGTACATTCCTAGACACAAAGATGCAAGATCATTAATTCGTAAGCTTGAGAGAGATGAATTAATCGAAGAATTAGTGAAATCGTATTTATCACAGCACCAAGAGGAGTAA
- a CDS encoding DUF1292 domain-containing protein codes for METTERERIVIPDENGDEHLFDVLFTFDVDETGKSYMVLVDAGDAESDDEEMEVHAFRYEETGEGDDDLQLFPIETDEEWDIVEEMLNTFQEGEDDEE; via the coding sequence ATGGAAACAACTGAAAGAGAACGTATTGTTATTCCAGACGAAAATGGCGATGAGCATTTATTTGATGTATTATTTACATTTGACGTAGATGAAACTGGTAAATCTTACATGGTATTAGTTGACGCTGGTGATGCTGAAAGCGATGATGAAGAAATGGAAGTACATGCTTTTCGCTATGAAGAAACAGGCGAAGGTGACGATGATTTACAACTTTTCCCGATCGAAACAGACGAGGAATGGGACATTGTTGAAGAAATGCTCAACACATTCCAAGAAGGCGAAGACGACGAAGAGTAG
- the ruvX gene encoding Holliday junction resolvase RuvX yields MRTLGLDVGTKTIGVAASDELGWTAQGVETIRRDSENPDNDWEKLSKLIKELDIVKVVVGLPKNMNGTIGPSGEACQQFAEEVKQRFQLPVILWDERLTTVAAEKMLIAADMSRKKRKKVIDKMAAVMILQGYLDSTS; encoded by the coding sequence ATGAGAACATTAGGATTAGATGTAGGTACGAAAACGATTGGTGTAGCAGCTAGTGATGAATTAGGTTGGACAGCTCAAGGTGTTGAAACAATTAGGCGCGATAGTGAAAATCCAGATAATGATTGGGAAAAGTTAAGCAAACTGATTAAAGAACTTGATATTGTTAAAGTAGTAGTCGGCTTACCCAAAAACATGAATGGAACGATTGGCCCAAGTGGGGAAGCATGTCAGCAATTTGCTGAAGAGGTTAAACAACGCTTTCAATTACCAGTCATTCTATGGGATGAACGTTTAACAACTGTTGCAGCTGAAAAAATGTTGATTGCTGCTGATATGAGCCGTAAAAAGCGAAAGAAGGTTATCGATAAGATGGCCGCAGTAATGATATTACAAGGGTATTTAGACTCAACATCATAA